AGCCAGGGGTGTTGCTGTTGTCCAGTTGGTCAGGTCCGCAACTGTAAAATTGATTGCGGACTTCATCCCAGACAAACCGGTTGCCCCAGGTATCGACCTCAATCTGTTCATCCACATTCGGAACATCGGTGATATTTTTTTGATTGGCAGGATGCGGCAGAGAAATAGGCTCGGTTTTGGGACAGAAATGACCTCCTGCCTCTTCGACCGCTCGGCCATTATCCAGATGGGCAAAGGGAACAGAGCTTTGAACTTCATTCAGGGCTTGCATGATGCTGTCAAGCCGTCCCATCGTTTCCTCAAGATATTCCTGACGGGGAATTCTGGCAGACGCTACCCAGACCAGATCATCGCCTCCCACCTGCAACGGAGTGTCCGTCCAGTTTTTCTGACCATTGGCCCCACGGGAAATGAGTAACGCGCAATTTTGTAAAGCACTGAAGCATCGTTGCCCGAAGTCAGGATATTGCCTGTAATCATAGTCGGTTCCCCAACTGTCTCTGGAAAACCGTTCGAAGGCGCTTGCCATGTAGGGGCCACTCCAGCTTGCGGGAGCCGCAACCGGTGCCGAAAGCAGGGCGGCCAGCCCCTGCACATTGGTGGGAAACATTCCGGTGTCTCTGTAGTAGTGATACAATCCCTGATCAATGTTTTTTAATTCGCTCATGGTCGCGGTTGTCGCCACACTGTCCAGAGAATGAAGCACCAGGGGGGTTCCCATTGCTCCGACAAGACCCATCAAACCCACACTCAAAGCCACTTCAAACAAACTGAAACCACGATATTTTCTGCGTTTCACAGGCCTCCAATGTCATCGCCGGCAAGGACGTTTCCGCCGGAACTTTCATCCAGCAGATTGGGTCCCCTGCTGTAAAACAGATTGAGTTGTTTGTGCCAGACAAAGTTATTTCCCCATTGGTCATGGTTGAAAAATGTTCCAAGATCCGGAATGTTCGCTATATTTTTTGCGCCGGTATCCAGGTCAGTGAACGTCACTGTAGCCCGATTTGCAATCAATTGCTTCATAACCACATTCAAGCGGTCTCTGGTTTCCTGCAATTGTTGGTTTTGCACAGAAACGGATGACACGATAGCAAACTGATCATCACCACTGCCGATCAGAGTATAATTGGGTGGAATTCCAGCCGTCAGCCATTCTGCGGTTCGATTGCCCCCGGCAGACAAAAGCAGACACCGGTTGTTGCCAATCGATGCCTGTCCATTGATGATCGGAACATTGGCATAGACAAAAGCAGTTCCCCAGGCATCCATCAGCAAACTGTCCGGATTCCCTGAAAGATAGGGACCATTCCAGCGGGCGAAGGCGGCACCAACAGGTTTTTCCAGAACCGCGTTCAATTGTCCTGACGGTGGGAAAACTCCCATGTCGGTGTAATACAGCGTCAGGCCTTTTTCCAGTGATTGCATCTTCTCACGGGTCGCGGTCACTTCACGAAACGTCATGACCTGCTTGGACAACGGCACCGCCATGCCAATCATGAGGGAAAATACAGCCAGGGAAATCATCATTTCCATCAGACTGAAGCCGTTGGATATGTTTTTTAGATCATTCTTCAATTCAAAATCCATCGATATCATCACCAAGCGTTCCTGAACAAATGCGTTCAATGTAATTGCAGGTTCCCAGATTATTGGGTTGCCCATCCCTGATCCGGTTGGGGCCTGTGCTGTAAAACTGCAACTGAATCGGATGCCACAAAAACGGCTGTCCCCAGGGATCTTTCCGGTAATAGGCGCTTATATAATTGACGCCTGCCATGTCCGTGCTGTTGATTAAAAAATTGATCGCGTCCGCAGGATTGGGGGAGCCTGACAGGTAATCCAGTTGCGGTTGCATATCCAGTTGGACCTGTTCATTGATGATTCGCAGGACATCGCGTGTTTTTAAATCCGCGGCCTGATTGGCTGATGCTTTGGAAACATCAATGTGGGGATTGTCCGGCGCGTTATTGGCGGAAACCACATTAACCCCGATAGCGGATGGTGTGTATTGAAAGGGCATGCCCCAGGCGTCCCACAGATTGTTGGGCATGTAACCGCTCAGATAGGGTCCCTGCCAGGTGATGGGTTCAAACGGAAAGGGGGGCAGACCGCCAAAGCTGAGGGTTGCGGTGGTGGGTTGTTCAATCAGGGCAACCAGCCCGACAGGTTTTCCACCTGACAACAACGAAGCATGAACAACGGCACCGGAAACAAGATCGACCACCGCAGGCGGAAAATCGCCAATGTCCTGATTATAGAGCGTCAATCCCTGTTCAATCAGGGCCAGTTTGTCATAGGTCAGCACAAAATTTGCCCGACTGGAAAGCGTGCTGACAATGGGGGTTGTGATTCCAATCACCACAGACAGCAAGGCCAGTGAAAGTGCGATTTCCATTAGGGTGAATCCACGTTTTTCAGGATAGGGATGGGGCTTCACAAGGACGGCTCTATTTTCCACGTTTGACACACAAGCGAATGTTTTTGGTATTCAGTTGAGGATCTTGAGGCTCAGGCAACAAACCAGTGCTGTTTTCTGAAACATCCCACTCTCCACGATATTCCAACGGATTACATTCTTTGCCTGTGTTATCCAGATAGATCTCTGTCACCCGATTTTCATCATCACTCAACATTTTTTGACGTTTGACACATAAATTCGCGAAAAATGTGGTTCGTGTCGCAGGTTGTTTATAATCCATGATGCCGCCGCTGGTCCCCAA
The window above is part of the SAR324 cluster bacterium genome. Proteins encoded here:
- a CDS encoding type II secretion system protein GspG; the protein is MKRRKYRGFSLFEVALSVGLMGLVGAMGTPLVLHSLDSVATTATMSELKNIDQGLYHYYRDTGMFPTNVQGLAALLSAPVAAPASWSGPYMASAFERFSRDSWGTDYDYRQYPDFGQRCFSALQNCALLISRGANGQKNWTDTPLQVGGDDLVWVASARIPRQEYLEETMGRLDSIMQALNEVQSSVPFAHLDNGRAVEEAGGHFCPKTEPISLPHPANQKNITDVPNVDEQIEVDTWGNRFVWDEVRNQFYSCGPDQLDNSNTPGSDDISG
- a CDS encoding type II secretion system protein GspG yields the protein MDFELKNDLKNISNGFSLMEMMISLAVFSLMIGMAVPLSKQVMTFREVTATREKMQSLEKGLTLYYTDMGVFPPSGQLNAVLEKPVGAAFARWNGPYLSGNPDSLLMDAWGTAFVYANVPIINGQASIGNNRCLLLSAGGNRTAEWLTAGIPPNYTLIGSGDDQFAIVSSVSVQNQQLQETRDRLNVVMKQLIANRATVTFTDLDTGAKNIANIPDLGTFFNHDQWGNNFVWHKQLNLFYSRGPNLLDESSGGNVLAGDDIGGL
- a CDS encoding prepilin-type N-terminal cleavage/methylation domain-containing protein, translating into MENRAVLVKPHPYPEKRGFTLMEIALSLALLSVVIGITTPIVSTLSSRANFVLTYDKLALIEQGLTLYNQDIGDFPPAVVDLVSGAVVHASLLSGGKPVGLVALIEQPTTATLSFGGLPPFPFEPITWQGPYLSGYMPNNLWDAWGMPFQYTPSAIGVNVVSANNAPDNPHIDVSKASANQAADLKTRDVLRIINEQVQLDMQPQLDYLSGSPNPADAINFLINSTDMAGVNYISAYYRKDPWGQPFLWHPIQLQFYSTGPNRIRDGQPNNLGTCNYIERICSGTLGDDIDGF